The window GTTCTGTCTTATGTGTCCAACTGGAGAATATCTCCTGTAGCATTAAGTAATCAGCATAATGACCTCACGGTAAGCAGCATCAGTCATCAGATAAAAGTAAAACAACCAAAACAAGTTTAACTACCTTATTTTTGGAGCACCTTGGGTAAAGTAAAATATTTAAGCTCTCCTAGCCCCAAAAGCGAGGATAACTCAATTCATGTAAGATATAAATACATTCCTAACCCTACATAGGAGGTGCTTAGAAGACCGACCAAACCACCAAGATCAGTCAAATCTGAAGATGCCTTCTGAGCCTAGTTTGGCTTAGAAAGTGTTGAACTGTAGTAAAcagcaaaataagtattttatatatatgcAGGGCAAAATCTAAAAAGTGAAATCGGGGACAAAATGTTGCTACGTTGAAAACTTTCTCAAATTGGAACAATAAACTATattttgaaatatacataaatgaAACCATCAAGCTATACACTAGCGAACAAAAACCTCTGAATGTAACTGCAACAGTTTGCTAAGGTTATAAGGGGCTTTTTAAAGCATCATTCATTTCTATTAGAATTTAACTTCTTCATAGCTCATAGCATATGGATAACATAATTATGGACCTactattttctttgtctttctcTCTTCCAACCTACTATTCCCACTCCTCGACCATGTAAAGAGGGGTTGCGAGGAAGTCAACTACAAAACAAGGAGGCAGATGAGCTAAATTGACAGCAGTAATAGCTATTGTCAATAAAAATTGCAGGTTATCGTAGCATTATAGAAAAACGATGAAAAGAGATGCTGAGATTTCCACCATCTCACCTGAGCTACAAACATTGGTTTTATCCCCAATTTTTTAAGGAAAGCGTTTGCTATGTCTGGAGTGGGTGATCGTGAGGCAATAGCAACATTAACTCCCTTGTCCTTGAGGGCATGTAAGATACCTTTGGCCTGAGGATACATAGATGGTTTTTCATTTATGGAGCGGCATTCACTGAAATACAAAGCAGACACAAAAATGGTATTACGAGTACTCCAAGACCAAGTTTAAGCAAAATAACAAGCTCTCTCTTTCTTTCGGATAGATAACAAGGGATGATGAGATATAGAAACAGTGGCACAAAGTTGTCGCAAGCAATGTTAACTTGGAGTAGACTTGAACTAAATTAAAGGCCTCGGGACAAGAAATAGAATTCATACATCCTTGGCTTTAGAAAATTATGACCTCAAAATTCTGTTCTTACAAATAAAAGCCACATATCCACCGACCCCGACCCCCATCCCCatccccaccccccaccccctcTTCAAATTTGAAGCTAATTGCCTATTTTCCAATACTGCAACCACGCAAAGAACAAGAAATCAACTATATTTCCAATCTCAAACTAGTTGAGGTCGGCTATATATGAATCAAGTGTATCCAATTAAGCTCTAATTCGGCCCAACAGCATATAGAGAACACAggataaaaaaataaacaaatgaataaagaaaagaagctAAAGCAGTTCCAAGAGTGCGAAAGGCAGCGCGAATCAATTACTCTAAAAATGAAAAGAATAGTCAAAACTGAGCATCCGATAAATCCAGCAAGATcaataaattggaaaaaaaaaactgataaaaaagagaaaatagataataaatcaacaataataggaataaaGGAAGATAGAAATTGGGTGGGTACCAATAAAAAGGCCAGAGAGTATAATCGAGATCGAAGACGACGAGACGAGGCAGCACTTGGAACATTCCCATTATCTCCATTGCTTCATTCTTCACCTTTTCGTCTCCCATCTCTCCCGCATCCACGCTTTCCGTGCCGCCAACACCCTCTTTTATCTACCACTACGAGTAGAAGAGtatgtttggctaagcttataagtcATAAccactttttggcttatctatgCATTTGGTAGAAATTAAAATACTTATAAGTTAAATGtttataagtcaaaaataagtcAAAAACCATAAGTTGGTGTCCAttaacttatcaaatttcagcttataagcactttaggtttgatcgaaatatttactattttatccctaaaatatttttttaaaacaaaactcttcgtataCCCAATTCTTCAGCTgtttattattaatttcagcacttttatccaaatacataactgcttattttttaaatcagcttcagcacttaaaagtgtttttcagCACATAATGTTTATCAGTTACTttaaatcagctaagccaaacgaGCTCTAAGTCTTCTTTTTTTCCGTCTCTGCGAATAAGTATTAAGTGGCTTTCAGTATTTTGATTATTTAGAAAAAAGTATATTCTacttatttatatattatatagaGAGTTTGAAacttttttgatgttttttttggacaaaaattatGTTTCTAATgctaaaaaaaagttacataactAGGTAAAACGCAGTACTACTTTAACGAAAAGTTAGCCGTTAAAGTAAAAAAATGCAGTATAGTACTgcatattatttaaaaattatttttttaatttttttttttaactaattCGCAGTACTATAAACGCAGTACAGTACTGCATTTCACTTATTAATTGGGGCCCAGCTATATTTTATTAAAGCaattcgcagtactatactgcgtttaactaaaacgcagtatagtactgcgaattgctttaataaaataaagccccttcttcttccttggaCAATGACAGAACCGAGACTCCCCCATTAAAAAATTTTCGAGCACTGCTggtcccccccccctcccccgtgtcaaagttaaaaaaaaaatttgggcccCACCCATCACCTAAAGAGCAAGGAGTGTAGGTCCCACACACAAGACAAgctttggattccttctttcgggtgcaaaaattcgatttcaatcaaattcagaaaacttaaatcgaggtatttcgattttgtttatgtcgaaacCCGTATAAtacatgcatatttgtattgtttaatgtgtttccatgttaatttgtgttatgtttgggtttaaatttgtatcttatttatacccggattgatttattagctttggtacaaaaaattgttaaaatttgataaattCTTTGTATTGTTAATGTTATGTCTTTATTtggttaaataaaaaattaatattatttattttgttcgttgttcatatttgtattttatgttagttgtttttatatgtaatagtgacctttcagcgtagtaaaataaatagtcttttagtgtagtaaaatatagagc of the Nicotiana tabacum cultivar K326 chromosome 7, ASM71507v2, whole genome shotgun sequence genome contains:
- the LOC107816175 gene encoding uncharacterized protein LOC107816175 isoform X1: MGDEKVKNEAMEIMGMFQVLPRLVVFDLDYTLWPFYCECRSINEKPSMYPQAKGILHALKDKGVNVAIASRSPTPDIANAFLKKLGIKPMFVAQLTSSQPLFTWSRSGNSRLEERKTKKIEIFSSWTHKTEHFQKINRKTAVPYNDMLFFDDENRNIQAVLKMGVTSILVGKGVNLGAFRQGLSEFVQNSASVEKNKERWRKFSKEPGSSKSDT
- the LOC107816175 gene encoding uncharacterized protein LOC107816175 isoform X2, which translates into the protein MGDEKVKNEAMEIMGMFQVLPRLVVFDLDYTLWPFYCECRSINEKPSMYPQAKGILHALKDKGVNVAIASRSPTPDIANAFLKKLGIKPMFVAQEIFSSWTHKTEHFQKINRKTAVPYNDMLFFDDENRNIQAVLKMGVTSILVGKGVNLGAFRQGLSEFVQNSASVEKNKERWRKFSKEPGSSKSDT